The genomic DNA AAATCGGGATCAGCGCCGATTCATTGATGGAAAACGCTGGACAGGCACTGTTTCATGTGCTGCAAAAACGCATTCCCCGTTCAGCGCGTGTAGCGGTGCTAGCTGGGAAAGGCAACAACGGCGGCGACGGATTGGTTATCGCAAGGATGTTTAAAAGCTATGGCTATGATGTGGATGTATGGCTCGTTCCTCCAAAAGAAAAGGTGAAAGGGGCGGCGAAAACGGCACTTGAGGTGTATGAGCGTTCCGGTTATGACTGGAAACCATATGCGGGAAATGAACAAGTTTTTGCCTCACATATTTTACAATACGATGTCATCATTGACGCCTTGCTTGGTATTGGAATTAAAGGGGAGGTACGGTCGCCGTATAAAGAAATCATTCAGCTTGTCAACCGATCTCGCGCATTTGTCTATGCGATCGATCTTCCGAGCGGAACGGCGGCGGACGGAGGAGAGGTCGAAACCGCTGTTTGCGCCGATGTCACGATTACGATTCAATGTCCGAAACTAGGGGCGTATACGTTTCCGGCAGCAGACTTTTACGGCGAACTGCTTATTGTCGATATCGGTATTCCGCCGCTTGCTGTTAAGAGGAATGCCGCATCCCGTTTTGTATGGAAAGAGGACGATGTTGTTCGGACGCTGCCAAAACGGAAACGGTCATCCCATAAAGGAACGTACGGAAAACTCTTAGTGATTGGCGGTTCGCGGAAGATGACAGGAGCGGTAACATTTACGGCCAAAGCGGCGCTGCGAAGCGGAGCGGGATTGTTAACGATGGCGGTGCCGGATGACATTTATTCTGTTGTAGCTAACCGTATTCCAGAAGCCATGTACTATCCATGTCCGGCGCGGGACGGGGCGTTTTCCGGCGCCATAGATTTGTCGGCGCTCGATATCGATGCGATCGCGATTGGCCCGGGAATGGGAAGAACGGATGGCACACGGCAGCTTGTCCGTACTATATTGCAGCATCCAGTTCCGCTAGTTATTGATGCTGATGCGCTCTTTTTCTGGGACGAATACGACGCGCTGATCGGTGAACGAAAAGCGGCAACAGTGGTCACCCCGCATTCCGGAGAAATGGCGCGTATGCTTCATATGTCGGTTCGCGATGTCGAACAAGATCGGTTTGGCTTAGCAAAGAAATTGGCGACAGCATACGGCATCTATGTCGTTTTAAAAGGACCGTATACGATTGTCACTGCGCCAGACGGTTCACAATATGTCAATACAACCGGAAATCCAGCGTTGGCGAAAGGGGGAAGCGGAGATGTGCTGACGGGAATGATTACTGCATTTTTAATGCAGCACGATTCGGCTCAAGCCGCAATCAGCAATGCCGTCTGGGTGCATGGCAAAGCTGCGGATTGGCTTGTCTCGCGCGGCCATTCTCAATGGGACGTACTTGCCAGCGATATGATCGAAGCAATTCCGGCAGTGCTTTCTTTTGTGCAAGAAAAACAGTAATCTTCATGAGCTAGTCAAAAGGGTTATAACAGTGTTTCCTTTACATATGAAAAAATAAAAGAAAAAATCGCGAAAATAAAAGCCCTAACTCTTTCGAGGAGTTAGGGATATTTTTATTACTTTAATTTTGCAGCAAGTACGAACCATCATAGAGGTGGTTAATGTATTGATAAAATTGGGAAACTATGATAAATTAATATAGTAATACATTTTTATATTTATAAAAAATAATAACCCTATTATAACTATATAATATAAATCCCCCTTTTGTCAACCCCTATTTTCATTTTTTTAAAGGAGTGCTTGATATGAGTACAGAACTTCGGCAGGAGAAAGAACGATTGGACAGCATAATGGAGATAATCACGGAGCAAATCGGCATGCTGGAAAACGAAACCTCTCGGCATCGGAAAGAAGTTGTTGATATCCGCAAACACTTTTGGGATGACGTCAAGGTTAATATAGATACTTTCGATGATTTTCTTGAGACGATCATCAGCTTAAGACAACAGGCTCAGCATCTGTCCGTAAGCCAGAGCACCCACAGACAAGCATTCAAGAGGTTGTCTACGCTGCGCCGCATGCAGGAGGTGCCCTATTTCGGACGAATCGATTTCACTGAAGAAAGGACTTCAACTGCTGAACGAATCTATATAGGCATCTCCACTCTCACGGATACAAGCGGAGAGAACATCCTTATCTACGACTGGCGGGCGCCGATCTCTAGTATCTACTACGATTACCCTCCCGGTCCGGCCGAATATGCTACGCCCGAAGGCGTAATCCGTGGCATGCTGGAGAAAAAGTGGCAATATATCATCCGCGGCGGCGTTATCAAATCGATGTTCGATACCAGTCTCACCATTGGAGACGAGATTTTACAGCAGGTCCTTGGCAAAGTCACAGACAAACATATGCAAAGCATAGTGGCCACCATTCAACGGGAACAAAACCGGATCATCCGGCACGATCGCGGGCGGCTGCTCGTTGTTCAAGGCCCTGCTGGCAGCGGCAAGACATCGGCCGCCCTGCAGCGGATCGCTTACTTGCTCTACAAGTATCGGGATAGGCTGAAAGCCGATCAAATCATTCTATTTTCACCTAATTCGATGTTTAACAGCTACGTATCCAATGTGTTGCCAGAACTTGGCGAAGAGAATATGCTGCAGGTCACATTCCAGGAATACTTGGATCATCGGCTGAGCAAAGAATTTCAAGTCGAGGGTCCATACGAGCAATTGGAATATGTGTTGACTGCAACGGATGACCCTTCATACCGGACTAGGACTGCGAGCATCCGACTCAAGGCATC from Bacillus methanolicus MGA3 includes the following:
- a CDS encoding bifunctional ADP-dependent NAD(P)H-hydrate dehydratase/NAD(P)H-hydrate epimerase encodes the protein MYLVTAEEMYEIDRCTTEQIGISADSLMENAGQALFHVLQKRIPRSARVAVLAGKGNNGGDGLVIARMFKSYGYDVDVWLVPPKEKVKGAAKTALEVYERSGYDWKPYAGNEQVFASHILQYDVIIDALLGIGIKGEVRSPYKEIIQLVNRSRAFVYAIDLPSGTAADGGEVETAVCADVTITIQCPKLGAYTFPAADFYGELLIVDIGIPPLAVKRNAASRFVWKEDDVVRTLPKRKRSSHKGTYGKLLVIGGSRKMTGAVTFTAKAALRSGAGLLTMAVPDDIYSVVANRIPEAMYYPCPARDGAFSGAIDLSALDIDAIAIGPGMGRTDGTRQLVRTILQHPVPLVIDADALFFWDEYDALIGERKAATVVTPHSGEMARMLHMSVRDVEQDRFGLAKKLATAYGIYVVLKGPYTIVTAPDGSQYVNTTGNPALAKGGSGDVLTGMITAFLMQHDSAQAAISNAVWVHGKAADWLVSRGHSQWDVLASDMIEAIPAVLSFVQEKQ